The genomic segment GGGCATAATCATTTAAATACGTTTGGATTAATTCCTGACAGTTGCATGTGTTCTTATGTTGATTAGATAGTGTATGTAATGCTTTGGTAGTGCAATTTTAAATGATGACATAATGTAGTGTATGCTGATTAACTAATTTGAGACAGAAACATTTTGCATAAAAGAAACTATTAACTATTGATCAGTAAGAATAAGGAAAACTCCAAtattcatgcttttaaaaaactataAATTTCTATCATTTCTGGTTTCTCCTCAGTAAATCTTATTTCTTACCCATTTCCTAATACTACATCTTAATAACTATCAGTTCAATAGTTAAAGCCTTTGAAGAGAAGCTAAGAACAAGGTCCTTTTTTGGATTTATGTACTGCTACTCTGCATTCAGTATATGAACACGCAGCGTCGAAACTATAGTGCAAGCTAAATAGGAAACGTGTTTGTTGCTTTGCTTTAGAGGAATAATTTCAAGCACAACAGAAGGACAAGTATAGCCGATGGCCATATTCTGGAACAAATTTTGTATAGTCATGTACTTAACTTGTTCCTACCTGCAGTAGAAGTGAATTTGGGGTGAAATACTACATTCTGGAAGTGCTTGGATTACTTATAATACACATTTCTGTGTGTAATATATTATAAAGTTGTATGAGGTAAACCTAGTTCCCTGTAAACAAAACTCGAGAGATAAGAGTCCTTGGTTTAAATCTGACTCAGCAGTTGTTGTCCTTGATTAATCACTTCAAATAATTCTCCACAGCTAGATAGTAAGGCATATATTATCCTAACTTTTAGACATGAATAATAAGTTAAAGTTTAAGCAGTGCTCTTGGAATATTTAAaaccttttgcattttaaaattgtgtgtgtgtctgtcttcaAATAGCAGTTATGTGCTAATGAAAAGTCTAATGATGAACAGACTGAAATCAGAATTTGCAAACAACTTTTCATCACTTGGAATTTGTACTGGCAAGATTTGAATCACTTTAATCTTAGCTAACTATTTTTCTGATTAATAAAATGTATACTAGTTTCCAAAATAATAAGAAACCTAAAATCTGCTACTTAAAATTAGTAGAAGgtaatgcagaaagaaaatgtacttTGGGTTTTGataacaaaatttaaattatgtttGAGAGttgcatagaaaaaaaccctataaaaGTGCTAGGTGGATAGGTAAGGTAATATTTCTTTATCTTTACAGTGGTATAAAAAGAGGCATCGGTGGTAAACTTTAATCACTATAATAAAACAGCggtgttttatttattatgcaAAATGAAGATGTGTGTAAGCATGCAATTTTATCTATGATTTCGAAGGTAGAATATTAGTAGGACTATACTGATGAGTATGCAGAGTGTGAAAACTGTAGGAAGAACAATCTCTGTCACCATTTCCATGTGAGTAATCAGGGAATCTAAAATTTGAGAAATGAGTAATATGTAAGAAATTTAATCTTTTGGAATATACTAATTGTTAGCTTAGTGTTAACATAGGTTAAGGATTTTTTGAACATTTGTGGCTAAAATTGTTTTGTTAAATGTTGACATTGgcataaacagcaaaaaaacccaaacaaaaacattcctaAGTCTGCTAAAGCTGGAGCAAATCCCTGAcagttttccctctcttttttctttctaaggtAATTTTTTGAAGACATGTCAATGCTCAAAGGGCTGCAAAAATTGTGCTTACTATGAATTAGCTTCAGTGCATTAGCAGTATTCTACTGTTCCTTTGATTTTTAGTCGCATCTCTGCCCCCCAAGGGAaggatagaaaagaaaattgtcaAAGAGAAATGCTTGGGAAGCACTTCAGCCTTTTTATGCTTGTTTTGCAgctctttgaaaaattaaatgggttttattttgtagaAATTTGCTCCACAGATAAGCCTCAGAGTTCAGTAAACTCAGTTAATTCACATAAAACATACCACTCAGCAGTTGAGACTAAGTAGGATAAACTTAGCATGACTGCTTTGATGTTTTCTGCCATGTGGAATTTCTCTCATCCTTCTTATGAGACTATATAATACTTATTTAATCTTTCTTAGAAGTTTCAGAAATCTACTGCAGTAGACTATTCTCCTAGTTCAGGAATTATGAAAGGTCCTGAATTACATTGGGAAGGTTTAAAGTGAGGTGGATTACCCTGGCACTGTGGAAACTGCAGGCAAAGTCTGCTGTGTTTACCTGTTCTTGAGAAGCTGCTGTAAGTTGTGCTGCTGTTAGCTTTGTTACCAGGGGTATGAAAGAGCAGAAACGTGGCTTAAACACTACCTTAGGCTAGTAGTTagcccatttttttttaataatttcattttatgtagAAGTCAAACATTTTAGAGATTTTCTGTCTGTATGGTTGTCTTgatttctctggttttgttttatgtttgaAAGAGCATTTAGcacttttgttattttaaggaTGATACTGTCATTCCTAGCCTTAATTGTAAATAGTAACTCTTAGAGTTTGTGTATTCCCTTACCATCCAAAGTTGATCCGTTTAGTTACAGTGATTTTAGTTGGAGGgagtaaataaattaatttttctttagagGCTTGTTGTATTTGAAAGCTGTTGTGCTTTCAGGGAGAAAATTCCTTTTAGGACCTGCTAATAATAGTATTCACAGAGAAATTTGAAATCTGAAAGTTACATAATATGCTTTTATAAAACGAAACAGAAGACACATCATTACCTGTAGCGAGGAGTTGGTGTGTGGTAGAGCAAGTGTCCATGGCCTTCCGATACCAATTTTCCACCTGAGAAGGTTGACATACAGCAGTCTTATTAGACTGTAATATTCCGTCTCATTCACAGCAGCTTCTTCTCTGTCCCCGAACATTTGTCCACTACAATTGACTTGAAACTTTTTTATTCTGTCAACACATGATTTTCTGAAAGTTTCTTTGTGTCttcgtgattttttttttattgcaatatATTTCTTATAGTTACTTGtttaataaaactttaaaaagcacataATATATTCCATGTTATTTTCTAATAAGGTAGCATGTATGGGTACTTTTCTGCCTAGAAATCTGACAGAGCACTGGTAACTTATGATTTAGAATTTTTGTTTGCATCAGTAAGTCCAATTACAGTTTGTGAAATGCTTTAGAAACAGTAATTGAAGTTGTTTCCACTTCCCTGTCTCTGGAGGCCTGTTTATTTAACACATCCCTAATTTAGAGAACCGAAGTGTCACATTTCAGGTACTGTATTCATGCAAGTTGTTTTATGAAATTCAATGTGATATTTGCCCATATAttgaagaataaagaaaaaacagtaaaattagCAATTGACATCACCTCTCTTGGATTTGGGAATCTATTGGCACCGATATATGAAATTCCATGTGATATTTGCCCGTATATTGAAGAATAaagacaaaacaataaaaatagcaattgaCGTCACCTCTCTTGGATTTGGGAATCCATTGGCACTGATAATCTTTTTATAATAGTCAACGGATGCCTTTGGGTATCGtggtttgttcttgtttttaaaatcaatgtgATAAAATCCGAATCTTTCAGAGAAGCCTTTGTTCCATTCAAATTTATCCAGCAGTGACCAGGCAGTATAACCTTTGACATTAACACCATCGTTTAGAGCTGTAAACagaatacaaattattttgttaaactGGTTGCCTATGTTTGTCATCCTTAAAACATGGTTCTGtaggtgttttgttttataccAGAAagagatggggaggggggaggaagacagaaaagtgGCAAAGTATAAAGTAATTGAGATTCTTTGAAAACGTTATCTTTCACTTAGAGGTACTAAAGCTATATAAGAAATGGTAATAATAAAGCTCTATAAGAATGGTAATtgggtgcaatttctcctttcttaaagTGGAAACTGGTGATCTATTACAGTATTGAATCTCATGCAGGTTATTGTATTTATTAGCATCAGTACGTTTGGCTAGGTTGTAATTTTTGTGGAAATTTATTAGTCTAGTTTGCTGTCCATTTTGATCTGGgattatttatttctctatgATGTAAActacagaagtaaaaaataatcagaaggTGAAAATGCTCAAAAAGCTCATGCActaaaaagatgtttttaaagttacctttcagtatttcattaatATATCCTTTCAGATACTCTATCCGCCATTCATCACACAGTTGAGTACACTGTACCTTTTCAGAAACGCCATTCTCTGTCACATAAATGAGAGGGTTCCCATACTGTGTCTGCAAACAGAGATGTGTTTAGGCCGGTTCATATAAACAAAATCATCTTATTTTGACAGAACATGAGATTCTTagtaaaatgcattaaaagcaattttctagATTTACTTACAGTTACCTTTAGTAAGAAAAATGTGTAAGTAGGAATTTAAGTTAACtatggtttttaatttaaaattaatgaattcTATagttttctgaactgaaattaaggtggtttttttggcAAAGAGACTTCCCAAATATATAGGTGAAACTGTTGAGAATCTAAAATAGTGTAAATGCAGCTTCTGCATGTAGCCAGACATTTTGTTCACTTCCTTTTAAAGATTTACTCTGTAATCACCTTAATGAAGTTGAGTAATCTTCTGAATCCCCAAGGCACAGAATATAACCAGTtaggtgctggagctggccatTTTGGGTCCACCAGTTCAGCCAAATCACGGTCAGTGTGGTAACTGGACTCTTGTAGAAAAGGAAAGCTCTTCTGTATAACATAACGAGTAGTAAAATGACCTATTCCCAGGAAATCCGATGTGCCTTTAATATAggttttctcttgcactgagAAAGTTGGTAATCTTGATGTCCTCAGGCCCTGCTGGGCACTCTTCCTACCTATCAAAATAATTATAGGAAACATAACTTCTGAGGAGCATAGAAATTTTTCTTTACCTCACCaacaagaaatacagttttcctgAACTTAGCATTAGTGTAGGGGATAgtttagtttgctttttttaagatgaaataaTCTTTCATCCTTTTGGTTTGGAGAATTAAGTTGGGTACAATACACAGAGCAGACAGTGAATTAAAGtgtttcttggtttgttttttttccaaagagcatGATAAATGTCCACAGAATGCTTGGAAACATAACCTGACAAGAACAGAAGTGCTTTGCTGCTGGGTACCTTGTGTATCTTCTtcattctgtggaaaaaaagatagTGGAACCCTGTAGAAATGCAAGCTTTAGTGATGGAAAACTGCTGGTTCTTTGTCCTTAGGTGgaaaatccagaaaaatacTTAACAACTCCCTGTCTTGGTTAGGCCAGTAACTGACTGACGAGGtagtttcttcctttccagtttGGAGCACTTGGATGTGTGACTGTTGGGCTCAACAGCAGCTCAACTTTTTAGTTCTAGTATGTCCCCAAACTGCTCGGGAGCTGTGTCTAGCCCATGGGCCATTTGTTGCTTAGCCTTGTCTCACCTGTGTCCTCATACTTGATTAAACTACAGGTTGGTCAGGGGCTATTCCACTGTCATATGCTTTAAGTGTGTAATTTGTTCATGTTATAGTCAGTTACTGGGCTTACCTACATAATTCTTCATAACTTCTGGATAGTCTCCTCTGTAAATTGGATTTGCAAACCATCCCAAATGAAACTGTATGTATCTGTTGGCAGCATCTCTGTCTGTTTGGCTGTGTGGATCAACAGGTTCACCCCAGCCACTGGTTAGGGAAATTCCAACCATACCTTTAAACATAAAGTGACAGTTCTGCAGTTGATGCATAATCTTTAAGCCCTCAATACAAATAGAAGCATAATTACAGAATGATTCCTTGTTACCTTGCTGCTCACTACGCCATGTGTTATTGTAAGAGTGCCATACTTTCGCGTGAgtctgtaaatttaaaaaaaaaaaaagacaagcatATGCACATTTTAATCTGTTATGCCATAGTCAGTATAGAAAGGTAGTGAAGATCAAGAGGAGTTTTTGCACTAAGGTGTGTCTGAAAATACcacataatttcttttatgtgtATTGTGGAAACTTTGATTTCATATAAGATGTCAAAAAATCATTTATGCAAGATTCCTTCCCTAAATACCACGAGGTCCCTGTGAAGGTAATCCACAGCATTGAGAACAGTGTTCTGTCCAGTGTCTCCAGTCTTTGGATGTCTTTGCCTAATTTATTCAGGCAAGTGACAGTTTATTTTTGAGAGCTGCCCTTAATTAAAGTCACTTGCAAAATTCAAGTTCATTTCAACAGGTCAGGATTTTACTCCTTGTTTCTAGAGTAACCTGGATATTTTCTTATTCAACCAGTTTGAAACATACTGTAAAATAGACACTTaaattataaggaaaaaattaagttgTTGCACCTGTGTCACATCAAGCACCTAGCATTTCATGCTACACCTGAATATGCATGTGGTGTAAACTCAGGTGATAATTTTGAAGTGCCAGCTGGAAATGACATCATTGCAAAActtatttctatttaaagagcagaattaaaaaaaaaacttagtCTGCTAAAAATTCTTAATTTACACATAATTTAAAGCATGATTTTAGTTTTACTTTAATTATATGGTGCGCTGCTTTGTATGCTCCGCATCCACCGAGCTTCAGTCCTGGTGCATGTTCTCCTGTTTCATAACCCTTTTCAGCAGCTGCCTACAAATACACAGAATTAGTTATTCTTTGAACAGTAGAGCTAATGAATCTGCCACTGTCCTATAGACTTAGATCCTGTGCTCTTCTGCGTGGTCCGTCTCTCTCTCAATCTCTTCAgtcccctttttccttcccctccccttggCTCCCATCTACTGCCCCACCACTTTGTTGGTGATATGCTTTGGCTTGTTGGAAACAATGTGTTGGTGAGGAGTGTTAGTGGACTGACTTGCCAGCTTGCTGTTCCTTGAGGAAATACATGAAGGGCAAGTTTTAGCTGCCTCTCTGATTTCTGTGCGCCTCTCCAGCTGttgatttttcaaaacttcACTGGAATTTCATGTCTTAAAGCTCTGTCCTCGTGCAGAATCTGGCCACTGAGATTTTTGGGCGCAAAGATTATTGGCAtaagtctctctctctccaattTTTATCCTACTTTCCTGTAGTGTCAGTTCCACAGAATTTTGGGAACAGAACTGTGCAATGGGGGTGATGGGAAGGAAAGTGTTGATAACTTACCCAAGGATTACTAAAAGTAATCCAATGTTTCACACGATCGCCAAACTTCTCAAAACACAGATTTGCataatcattaaaataatttatcatgCTTATATTTTGCCAGCCACCATACTTTTCTTGGAGAACCTTTGTAAATAAGAATTTCAAGAATCAATAATCTTATTTAAAGTTCAGCTGCCTATTAACAAagacttttatttatatttcagtaGCTCAGAAGGAGATGTTTCAAAACTTCAGTATATAAACTACAATGTATATCAAATGCAAAtgaatagaaaataattataagCACACTTAAGAGCATGCAGGCatctttaaagatttttctaaagTACACATAGTCCTTAAACTTAGAAATAAATTTCCTATCAGAAGCATTTATATTAAACTTTTCACTAATTTAAATATTGTCTAACCTGTGGAAGATCCCAGTGGTAGAGGCTCACGATAGGGATAATATTGTTTTCCAGAAGACTATTAATTGTGTCATTGTAGAACTGTATTCCCTTCTCATTCAATTGCTCTGCTAAAGAGACACACAGACAAGAAAGATAGAAAGGATAGGATAGATAAGATAGATGGAAGGATAGAAATCTAAAAATTTTAACCAAGGAATTTTATGTTACAGTGGTAGGTGTGCTGTAATGGATATGCAATGGTTAAACTCTGTTCTGCAGACAGAGAAACATAAATCTACTTAACAGTAATGTTAAACAGCTATGGTATACTCCCGAGTAAAATTACTTGCCTACAGATACTGGTAAGAATATGGTGAAATTGTTATACTTACTTTTGATGCCAGTGGGCATAATCCGAGGCCATGAGATAGAGAATAGATAGTGATTAACTTTCAGCTCCTTCAGTAACTGGATGTCATcctgtgaaaagaaaatccaatCAATATATCTCAAGTCCAAGCAGAATAACTCTTCAGTTACTCATCTGTCTTAAATAGTACTGAATGCAGAAAATCTGTAGAAGAGTTGCACAAAAGAGGATTCCATcagttattttctgcatttgctttgagatgatggctctttttatttgtatacttcctttttaaccattttttttcttgactctCCAAGGAAGTCCTGTAATGTTTTGTGTTAACAGCTATAGAAACTGAATGTTTTCACCATGAAATAGAGGACAGAAAAATGAGTTGAGGTATTCTGCAACACAATTATATTTATGTCAGAATTTGTAATGTGCGcgttttaaaaaataatacaagcCTGTAAATATTGACATCAAACATTTCAGCTTAGGCACAAAAACATGATTACGCAGGCTTCCATATACTGTCTCATACTGGAGTTAGCACAAAAAGTAAATTCAGTataaatatgttctttttttaagaaatcataCATCTTCGATATCAAGTGAAATTAGAAATTGATGGTATATGAGCCAATGCAAAGAGAATTGTGATAATGAAAGCAAATAGAGAAAGAGTGCTTTTATATAGAGAGGACCATGTAACTGAACACATACAAGCAAGTTTTAGAAAGTATCTCAAAATACAAGCCCACAGTAGTGAGTAAATGTTGAAATGCTATTGTTTATGCCTGAATCCTCTCTGAAAAACAGGTCCTGTGATCATTGCATCAGTCTCTTCTGATGCAACAGCTCAGTAAGCCTCAGAGTTCCAACCTCTCTGGGGGTTTTTATTAAGCTGTTCTTTCAAGCTTTTACTTGTTTGAGAGAGATGAAATGAAATCTCTCCTGCATTTTCCCATTTTAGGATAATAAGGCATAATTAGTTTCTTTCCTCTTATTTCTTGCTGAGACCTCTGGTTCTCCCTTGGATTTCATATAGATGGCAAAACCTCAGTGGAACATAACTTTTATCAAATTAGTTGCAATTCCAATTATGTAATATTGGCTTATCAGAGTCATCTGGATTCCTCTTGCTGTGTATCCGTCTTTCCTCCAGGACAGtaattctaaaattatttttggtagTTTTAAGCTTGGAAACGTATTGCTAATAGAGCTACAttgattatttatttgttatccattcaaaaaaatggaaaatatttagaCTGAATTCTAAAGCATCTGATGATTTTATCTTGAATACACATAGAAAACCTTTCAAGCTGctcaaacacacaaaaaatgagCTTAATTGTACTCAAAGCTCAAATGTGTTCGTCGTCGTTCTAGCTAAGCATTTGGACTTCCCACAGAATTTGGAATATTTCTTTGGACacaaaaatcctgaaaaactGAGACGTATTTGGGAAATACTGGTATTATTGGTTCTATGAGATTATTAGGAGAGAAGATTTTACTGAACTAATTGAAAATATCATCCCTTGGCCTCCTAAGTTAAATGAGCCTATAGAGCAACTAAAGCATTTCATCTTTGCTGTTATTTCAGAATGGGAAATCAGTATCATGAAATGGCTCCAGAATGTTTCTAGAGGGATAATTCCTCTTTAACGATACCTTAACTTTGTAGTAGCCGTCACATGCTGAATCTCCTGTTTCATTTCTGAACACTTTCCCTTTCTTGTGAGTAAAAGCATCCCAGATACTTGgtcctttcccatccttgtCCCAGGCCCCTTCAGTCTGGTATGCAGAACTTCCAACACCCCATAAAAAACCTAAAGGTAAAAAGAAGTGAGTTAtgatttaaacattttcctGCAAAACTGGTCTTCGTACTAAATTTTCATATGAGAAAGTAACTGATACACCTTCACAGCTGCATAGCTTGATGTGAAATGTGCATGACTGGGTGCCTACTGAACAAGAGGCCGATGTTTTCTATGTGAAACTTTATCGGCGCATAAAAAGGGACTGTCTGAAAATGTGGTATAGACTAAAGGTATCCTTTTCTGATGCACTGAAAAGGGAATCTAATTCTTTCATATATTAAACCTTGTTACTATTATTTTACAGTGGTGAGGTAGTGCATTGATAGCGTGGCAGAAATGTCttactgtaagaaaaaattAGGTTCCCACATAATTTCTGCCTGCTagtttttatgggttttttagCTATTACAAGTTTAGCTGTTGTTATGTAAAATGTATAGAAAGATTTCCTAGTATTATACAAAAGGACATGATCAATCCATTTCATAAGCCACTTAAAAACTtgagcatgaaaaaaatcagtgcctATATCTTTTTAGTTTTGATTTTGGTTGAATGAGATGTGTGAGTGTGTATACATGTATGTTGAAGAA from the Gavia stellata isolate bGavSte3 chromosome 13, bGavSte3.hap2, whole genome shotgun sequence genome contains:
- the LCTL gene encoding lactase-like protein codes for the protein MKTYILRIWYMLVLVIRLNRAEDFQWKKNNPGSFYYGTFPAGFLWGVGSSAYQTEGAWDKDGKGPSIWDAFTHKKGKVFRNETGDSACDGYYKVKDDIQLLKELKVNHYLFSISWPRIMPTGIKTEQLNEKGIQFYNDTINSLLENNIIPIVSLYHWDLPQVLQEKYGGWQNISMINYFNDYANLCFEKFGDRVKHWITFSNPWAAAEKGYETGEHAPGLKLGGCGAYKAAHHIIKTHAKVWHSYNNTWRSEQQGMVGISLTSGWGEPVDPHSQTDRDAANRYIQFHLGWFANPIYRGDYPEVMKNYVGRKSAQQGLRTSRLPTFSVQEKTYIKGTSDFLGIGHFTTRYVIQKSFPFLQESSYHTDRDLAELVDPKWPAPAPNWLYSVPWGFRRLLNFIKTQYGNPLIYVTENGVSEKVQCTQLCDEWRIEYLKGYINEILKALNDGVNVKGYTAWSLLDKFEWNKGFSERFGFYHIDFKNKNKPRYPKASVDYYKKIISANGFPNPREVENWYRKAMDTCSTTHQLLATDSLITHMEMVTEIVLPTVFTLCILISIVLLIFYLRNHR